In Prochlorococcus marinus XMU1406, the genomic stretch CTCTACTTTTCTACCAATACCGAAAACAATCTGTCTAGAAAATAGTCTTATTAAACCCATACAAGTTGCTAAAAATATTAACCACAATGATTTAGAAATAACAAAATCAGATGAGAATCCATTTTGTAATTGGTCAATAATCTTTTTTACTTCCAATGGTATTACAACACTTAATATATTTACTACCAAGAGAGCCAAAGCTCCATATAAAAATTCTTTTTTGTATGGTCTTAGGTATTTAAATATAATTTTTATCTTCAAATTTTTCATTTTATTTTGCCGATATGATTAAGATAATGTTTCATTTTGGAATATGTGAGCTAATTTTATAAATGATTCAGTATTTATCTATGGGTAACGAACAAACTCATCCATTACATGAAACCGACAAAAACATTATAGATTCCCTTATCACTAAAAAAATGCCAGAAGATCTTGACTATATAAACCTAGCTAGATTGATAAATCGTTATACCAATTTCCCTGGAGAAATTGAAATTAAAAACGATATTGAAAAAATTTTAAATTTTTGGAAAATAACTAAAAATGAACTTTTTTCAAAAACAAAAAATATTTGGTCAAAAAGCTTCAGGCCTTCTAATACAACTAAAGATTTAGTTGGCTCAGGTTTTGATACCTCAAATTGAATTTTATCTGGTTAATTTTTTTCAATAAATAAATGTTTTCTAATCTCTCAAACGCTGAAATTCTAAATAATTTGTTAGAGGGTAGGAACCTTGACGATTTAACTTCTAGATCTTTAATGCAAAGATGGCTTAATGATGAAATTTCAGATGTTGAAACAGGAGCTTTTTTGAGTGCTTTGAGAGCTAAG encodes the following:
- a CDS encoding DUF3288 family protein, with the translated sequence MGNEQTHPLHETDKNIIDSLITKKMPEDLDYINLARLINRYTNFPGEIEIKNDIEKILNFWKITKNELFSKTKNIWSKSFRPSNTTKDLVGSGFDTSN